One Pseudomonas brassicacearum genomic region harbors:
- a CDS encoding DUF805 domain-containing protein: MARIEPVFGSISSEIENPYQPGDAQLIDDEVVTFSKPNIFDFSGRISLARFWLIRVPLVLVLPCILLSFFMVGLRHQLVVLLIVGVTVVVPAILLDVSLLVRRARDLGWSPIWGILWVFPVIGFVITLPLIMLPGRKTINKYGPPNPPLSTLVKLLTALLVVLVLVTSTVLVAYFPQYHPQALYEWFFNALVQA, encoded by the coding sequence ATGGCAAGGATAGAACCCGTCTTCGGCAGCATCAGCAGCGAAATCGAAAACCCATACCAACCGGGCGACGCCCAACTGATTGACGACGAGGTTGTCACCTTTTCAAAACCCAATATTTTTGATTTTTCCGGGCGTATTTCTCTGGCGCGCTTCTGGCTGATTCGTGTGCCCTTAGTGCTGGTTCTTCCGTGCATTTTGCTGTCGTTCTTTATGGTGGGGTTGCGCCATCAACTGGTGGTTTTGCTGATAGTCGGTGTCACCGTTGTCGTTCCTGCCATCCTGCTCGACGTGTCTCTACTGGTACGCAGGGCACGTGATCTAGGCTGGAGTCCGATATGGGGAATTCTCTGGGTGTTCCCTGTTATCGGCTTTGTGATAACGCTTCCGCTCATCATGCTTCCGGGGCGTAAAACGATTAATAAATACGGCCCGCCCAATCCACCTCTCTCGACGTTGGTAAAGCTACTTACCGCGCTGTTGGTGGTGCTGGTGCTTGTAACTTCAACCGTGCTAGTTGCGTATTTTCCCCAATACCACCCACAGGCACTCTACGAGTGGTTCTTTAATGCATTGGTTCAGGCATAA
- a CDS encoding phytanoyl-CoA dioxygenase family protein, producing MTGREQLHRDGYALLRRAIPTEWLDDLRAVFDAGVRPSDQWPVPRGMDWRCSMLDDDAKVQAVCRLPQLLAVAGELIAERFFLSQVEGREPLAGGGHQQLHRDLSAKRPGDIAIALAFFDDYGPGNGATRIVPGSHRLAPGEPPFDFNNESGSVQLSGSAGDILVFDVDLVHAGSLNATGARRRSVLISYFSESLYASHLETMSLRNIHMDTSERFEPLGFAFGG from the coding sequence ATGACTGGCCGCGAGCAACTCCATCGAGATGGTTACGCCCTGCTCCGTCGAGCGATCCCGACCGAGTGGCTGGATGACTTGCGTGCCGTGTTCGATGCAGGCGTGAGGCCGTCGGACCAATGGCCGGTGCCGCGTGGCATGGATTGGCGTTGTTCGATGCTGGACGATGATGCGAAGGTTCAAGCGGTGTGTCGCCTGCCCCAGTTGCTGGCGGTGGCGGGTGAGTTGATTGCAGAGCGGTTCTTCCTCTCCCAGGTCGAGGGGCGCGAGCCTCTTGCTGGTGGCGGCCATCAACAGCTGCACCGCGACTTGTCGGCCAAACGGCCAGGCGACATTGCGATTGCCCTGGCTTTTTTCGACGATTATGGCCCTGGGAACGGCGCGACACGGATCGTTCCCGGCAGCCATCGCCTCGCGCCGGGCGAACCACCTTTCGACTTCAATAACGAGTCAGGGTCCGTACAGCTTTCAGGCTCCGCCGGTGACATCCTGGTGTTCGATGTCGATTTGGTGCATGCGGGCAGTCTGAACGCGACCGGCGCACGCCGGCGTTCCGTTTTGATCAGCTATTTTTCGGAGTCGCTATACGCGTCACACTTGGAGACCATGAGCCTGCGCAATATTCATATGGACACGAGCGAGCGGTTCGAGCCCTTGGGGTTTGCCTTTGGGGGTTAG
- a CDS encoding alkene reductase, translating to MSDQNLFTPHTLGTLKLSNRVVLAPLTRNRAGKGFVPSEFAAAYYSQRASAGLLISEASQISQQGQGYQDTPGIYTPAQIEGWRKVTDAVHAKGGRIFLQLWHVGRVSHVALQQHGAAPVAPSALRPATKVFVNNRFEDVSEPRALEADELPGIVNDFRQAAVNAIAAGFDGVEIHGANGYLLDQFIKDGSNLRTDAYGGSIENRARLLLEVTAAVVAEIGADRTGIRLSPVSPANGVSSRDPQAQFDYIVDQLNALDIVYLHVVEGATGGPRDVAPFDFDALRQRFKNTYIANNGYDLGLATERLAHDKADLIAFGRPFIGNPDLVERLKTGAPLSAFDPSTLYGGGAAGYIDYPTLGESTAVANQARADRA from the coding sequence ATGAGCGATCAGAACCTGTTTACTCCCCACACGCTAGGCACGCTAAAACTGTCAAACCGCGTGGTTCTCGCCCCGCTGACGCGCAATCGCGCCGGAAAAGGCTTTGTACCGAGTGAATTTGCTGCTGCCTATTACAGCCAGCGAGCCAGCGCGGGCTTGCTGATTTCCGAAGCCTCGCAGATATCCCAGCAGGGACAGGGCTATCAGGACACGCCAGGCATTTACACACCGGCCCAGATTGAGGGATGGCGCAAGGTGACCGATGCCGTGCACGCCAAGGGCGGGAGAATTTTCCTGCAACTGTGGCATGTGGGTCGTGTTTCCCACGTCGCTCTGCAACAGCACGGCGCGGCGCCGGTAGCCCCTTCCGCGCTTCGTCCCGCGACCAAGGTGTTCGTCAACAACCGCTTCGAGGACGTTTCCGAGCCGCGAGCATTGGAAGCTGACGAGTTGCCGGGCATCGTCAACGATTTCCGCCAAGCGGCGGTAAACGCCATTGCGGCAGGCTTCGATGGTGTTGAAATCCACGGTGCAAACGGCTATTTGCTGGATCAGTTCATCAAGGACGGCTCCAACCTGCGTACTGATGCGTACGGCGGCTCAATCGAAAACCGTGCGCGTCTGCTGCTGGAGGTGACGGCTGCCGTGGTCGCCGAGATTGGTGCTGATCGCACGGGCATTCGCCTTTCGCCTGTCTCGCCGGCCAATGGTGTATCGAGCCGTGATCCGCAGGCTCAGTTCGATTACATCGTCGATCAACTCAATGCGCTGGACATCGTTTATCTGCACGTCGTCGAAGGCGCGACCGGTGGGCCTCGCGACGTGGCGCCCTTTGATTTCGACGCCTTGCGCCAGCGCTTCAAGAATACCTACATCGCCAACAACGGCTATGACCTGGGCCTGGCCACGGAACGCCTCGCGCATGACAAGGCCGATCTGATCGCCTTTGGCCGTCCTTTTATCGGCAACCCTGATCTGGTGGAGCGGCTCAAGACCGGTGCGCCACTGTCCGCCTTTGACCCTTCCACCCTCTACGGCGGCGGTGCGGCGGGATACATCGACTACCCGACGCTTGGCGAATCCACCGCTGTCGCAAACCAGGCACGGGCAGATCGGGCCTGA
- a CDS encoding TetR/AcrR family transcriptional regulator gives MRVSKAQAQANREHIVETASVMFRERGFDGVGVADLMAAAGFTHGGFYKHFGSKADLMAEASANSLAQSLISAEALSVKDFIDVYVSRDHRDGRATGCTMAALCGDAARQSGDLKSAFAEGIERMLQVLGEKYPTGPDAPAGEAREKMIDLLARAVGAIMLSRACPDDSALADEILAVCHAKMTASLPIQS, from the coding sequence ATGCGAGTGAGCAAGGCCCAGGCCCAGGCAAATCGGGAACACATCGTCGAAACAGCCTCGGTCATGTTTCGCGAACGCGGTTTTGACGGCGTCGGCGTGGCCGACTTGATGGCCGCTGCCGGTTTCACCCATGGCGGTTTCTACAAACATTTCGGTTCGAAGGCCGACTTGATGGCTGAGGCCTCGGCCAACAGCCTTGCGCAATCGCTGATCAGCGCTGAAGCATTGAGCGTCAAGGATTTCATCGATGTGTATGTGTCGAGGGATCATCGCGACGGACGCGCCACGGGTTGCACCATGGCGGCGTTGTGCGGTGACGCTGCGCGTCAGTCCGGCGATTTGAAGTCAGCATTCGCTGAGGGCATTGAGCGCATGTTGCAAGTGCTCGGCGAAAAATACCCGACCGGGCCGGATGCGCCAGCGGGTGAGGCCAGGGAGAAAATGATCGACCTGCTGGCGCGTGCGGTCGGTGCGATCATGTTATCGCGCGCCTGCCCTGACGACTCGGCGCTGGCGGATGAAATTCTGGCGGTGTGCCACGCGAAGATGACCGCATCATTACCTATTCAATCGTAG
- a CDS encoding TonB-dependent receptor — MRSTPFLAALAVLPLVIAAAQAQAVELDVPAQRLDAALTDFAEQADVRLLYDAGLTRGSGVAQALKGNYSVVDGLQRLLEGSGLTFQTGNDGTITLVPLPEQGVLELGPTTISGLAEGRVDLPVEYAGGEAARGARIGVLGNQDMQDAPFAFSSYTSELIEKRQAQTLADVLASDPGVRQSFGFGNFSQVFVVRGFQLFSDDIAFNGLYGILPRQIISTESVERVEVFKGASAFVNGVSPSGSGVGGAINVVSKRAEDTPTRSATLDYASDSRVGGHLDLGQRFGEDNRFGVRVNLAQREGETAVDDEHSRFSLATLGLDYRGDRLRLSADLGYQKQRVNEGRSVVYLTTTGPTSTLNGKTPSAPDSDHNYAQPWSWSQLEDTYGMFSAEYDLSPTWTAYLSAGGKYTRENGVYASNYVYGANGDARIGRLYSPLDQETLSAVTGLRGELMTGPVSHRINLAANGIWQEKRNAFESTAAGSRGFGNLYEDQPVAEPPATSVSGDIHDPDTTAKVQNRSLAVSDTLGLLDDRVLLTLGVRRQSIGSDAWSAASGARTSNYQESITTPAYGLVIKPTEYLSLYANRVESLQQGPTAPAAALNNGEMFAPYRSKQTEVGAKLDWGTFGGSLSLFRIEQPQGVLGGDGYYRVDAEQRNRGVELSLFGEPLDGLRLLSGATWTKAELSGTTGGRDDGNQAVGVPKFQFNLGADWDVPGLPGVSLNGLLLRTGGQFVDSANEYSIPAWTRVDLGARYRTKMDGRGVTFNAMLENVADENYWASANGGYLTQGAPRTLKVSATVDF, encoded by the coding sequence ATGCGGTCGACCCCCTTCCTCGCGGCGCTAGCCGTTCTCCCCCTGGTCATTGCTGCCGCCCAGGCGCAAGCCGTCGAGCTCGACGTGCCTGCCCAGCGGCTCGACGCGGCGCTCACCGATTTCGCCGAGCAGGCCGACGTGCGGCTGCTCTATGACGCCGGCCTGACCCGTGGCAGCGGCGTGGCGCAGGCGCTCAAGGGCAATTATTCGGTGGTCGACGGCCTGCAGCGATTGTTGGAGGGCAGCGGCCTGACCTTCCAGACCGGCAACGACGGCACCATCACCCTGGTGCCACTGCCCGAGCAGGGCGTGTTGGAGCTGGGCCCGACCACCATCAGCGGGCTCGCCGAAGGCCGTGTCGACCTGCCGGTCGAGTACGCCGGTGGGGAGGCGGCGCGAGGGGCCCGCATCGGCGTGCTGGGCAACCAGGACATGCAAGATGCGCCCTTCGCCTTCTCCAGCTACACCTCCGAGCTGATTGAGAAGCGCCAGGCGCAGACCCTGGCCGATGTGCTGGCCAGCGATCCGGGCGTGCGTCAGTCGTTCGGCTTCGGCAACTTCTCCCAGGTGTTCGTCGTGCGTGGGTTCCAGCTGTTCAGCGACGATATTGCCTTCAACGGGCTGTACGGCATTCTGCCGCGACAGATCATCTCCACCGAGTCGGTCGAGCGGGTCGAGGTGTTCAAGGGGGCCAGCGCCTTTGTCAATGGCGTGTCGCCGTCGGGCAGCGGTGTCGGTGGGGCGATCAACGTGGTCTCCAAGCGTGCCGAGGACACCCCCACGCGTAGCGCCACCCTGGACTATGCCAGCGACAGCCGAGTGGGTGGGCACCTCGACCTGGGCCAGCGTTTCGGCGAGGACAACCGCTTCGGTGTGAGGGTGAACCTGGCCCAGCGCGAGGGCGAGACCGCGGTGGACGATGAGCACTCGCGCTTCAGTCTGGCCACCCTCGGTCTGGACTACCGCGGTGATCGTCTGCGCCTGTCTGCGGACCTCGGTTACCAGAAACAACGGGTCAATGAGGGGCGCTCGGTGGTCTATCTGACCACGACGGGGCCTACCAGCACACTCAACGGCAAGACGCCGTCGGCACCCGACTCTGACCACAACTACGCGCAACCCTGGAGCTGGTCGCAGCTCGAAGACACTTATGGCATGTTCAGCGCCGAGTACGACCTGTCGCCCACTTGGACCGCCTACCTGAGCGCAGGCGGCAAATACACGCGGGAGAACGGTGTCTACGCCTCCAACTACGTCTACGGCGCGAATGGCGACGCCCGTATCGGCCGCCTCTATTCGCCGCTGGACCAGGAGACCCTCAGCGCCGTCACGGGGCTGCGCGGCGAACTCATGACCGGGCCGGTGAGCCACCGCATCAACCTGGCCGCCAACGGCATCTGGCAGGAAAAGCGCAACGCGTTCGAGTCCACCGCGGCGGGCAGTCGCGGCTTTGGCAATCTGTATGAGGACCAGCCCGTCGCCGAGCCGCCGGCCACCAGCGTCTCCGGCGATATCCACGACCCGGACACCACCGCCAAGGTGCAGAACCGTAGCCTGGCGGTGTCCGACACCCTGGGCTTGCTCGACGACCGCGTGCTGCTGACCCTGGGCGTGCGCCGCCAGTCCATCGGATCCGACGCCTGGAGCGCGGCCAGCGGTGCCCGCACCTCCAACTATCAGGAAAGTATCACCACGCCGGCCTATGGCCTGGTGATCAAGCCCACCGAGTACCTGTCGCTCTATGCCAACCGCGTCGAGTCTCTGCAACAGGGGCCGACCGCGCCGGCCGCCGCGCTCAACAATGGCGAGATGTTCGCACCCTATCGCTCCAAGCAGACCGAGGTGGGCGCCAAGCTCGACTGGGGCACCTTCGGCGGCAGCCTCAGCCTGTTCCGCATCGAGCAGCCCCAGGGCGTGCTCGGCGGCGATGGCTACTACCGAGTGGATGCCGAGCAGCGCAATCGCGGCGTGGAGCTGAGCCTGTTCGGCGAGCCGCTGGACGGCCTGCGCCTGCTGAGCGGTGCCACTTGGACCAAAGCCGAACTTAGCGGCACCACCGGCGGCCGCGACGATGGCAACCAGGCGGTGGGTGTGCCGAAATTCCAGTTCAATCTGGGCGCCGACTGGGATGTGCCCGGCTTGCCTGGGGTGAGCCTGAACGGCCTGCTACTGCGCACCGGCGGCCAGTTCGTTGACAGCGCCAACGAATACAGCATCCCCGCCTGGACCCGCGTCGACCTGGGCGCGCGCTATCGCACGAAAATGGATGGCCGCGGGGTGACCTTCAACGCGATGCTGGAGAACGTCGCCGACGAAAACTACTGGGCCTCGGCTAATGGTGGTTATTTGACCCAAGGGGCACCGCGTACGCTGAAGGTATCGGCTACTGTTGATTTCTGA
- a CDS encoding FecR family protein: MTHPSLLDQARQWQVLLHSGRATAADRDAAQAWRQAAPEHEQALREVEGLWSLLGQIERPAEQPQVRVLRRHRRWATPLACAAMLLLALWLPRGTWIGLYADISTQPGEVRELRLADGSLLTLNGDSALDWQFVDGRREVRLYRGEADFQVAHDPARPFIVRAGEARIRVTGTRFDVRLEEGGVDLAVSEGRVLASSEGREPQPVVGGQEVQWRGGELQTPQALDVRQRLGWQRGKLVFRDQSLEQVFSELERSQSARVLFVDEAARAVQVTGVFALNDPEAVLRAVETTLPVSLVRLPGLILVTSRR; this comes from the coding sequence GTGACTCATCCTTCACTTCTCGATCAGGCCCGGCAATGGCAGGTGCTGCTGCATTCTGGCCGCGCCACCGCTGCCGATCGCGATGCCGCGCAGGCCTGGCGCCAGGCGGCGCCCGAACATGAGCAGGCATTGCGTGAGGTGGAAGGGCTGTGGTCATTGCTCGGCCAGATAGAACGTCCGGCCGAGCAGCCTCAGGTGCGTGTGCTGCGTCGCCATCGACGTTGGGCGACTCCGCTGGCCTGCGCCGCGATGCTGTTGCTCGCCCTATGGCTACCGCGCGGCACCTGGATTGGCCTGTATGCCGATATCAGCACCCAGCCGGGCGAGGTGCGCGAGTTGCGTCTGGCCGATGGTTCGCTGTTGACCCTCAACGGCGATTCGGCGCTGGACTGGCAGTTTGTCGACGGTCGTCGCGAGGTCAGGCTGTACCGCGGCGAGGCGGATTTCCAGGTCGCCCATGACCCGGCCCGGCCGTTCATTGTCAGGGCCGGCGAGGCGCGCATCCGCGTCACCGGCACGCGCTTCGATGTGCGTCTGGAGGAGGGCGGTGTCGACCTCGCGGTAAGCGAGGGGCGAGTGTTGGCCTCCAGCGAGGGGCGCGAGCCGCAGCCGGTGGTCGGCGGGCAGGAGGTGCAGTGGCGCGGCGGGGAACTGCAGACGCCGCAGGCACTGGATGTGCGCCAGCGCTTGGGCTGGCAGCGCGGCAAGCTGGTCTTCCGCGACCAGTCGCTGGAGCAGGTGTTCTCCGAGCTTGAGCGCAGCCAGTCTGCGCGGGTGCTGTTTGTCGACGAAGCCGCTCGCGCGGTACAGGTGACTGGCGTGTTCGCCCTTAACGATCCTGAGGCGGTGTTAAGGGCTGTCGAAACCACTTTACCTGTGAGTCTGGTGCGCCTGCCGGGGTTGATTCTGGTCACGTCCCGCCGCTGA
- a CDS encoding c-type cytochrome — MKIKTSFVALLGIFSFIQTSASFADNANGKTLYLQRCAVCHGADIKGTGPLAKKSNPPTPDLTTPAFKKRLTEYPGVIVSSIILRPNGNLIPRTLKENGVKIPPHPWSVKDLRDLHQYMSDVISNK, encoded by the coding sequence ATGAAAATAAAAACATCATTCGTCGCGCTACTCGGCATTTTTTCATTCATCCAAACGTCGGCCTCCTTCGCGGACAACGCCAATGGGAAAACGCTCTATCTTCAGAGATGTGCCGTGTGCCATGGTGCGGATATCAAGGGAACAGGGCCGTTGGCCAAAAAAAGTAACCCTCCAACCCCCGACCTTACGACACCCGCCTTCAAGAAACGACTCACCGAGTACCCGGGGGTGATTGTCTCTTCAATTATACTTCGCCCAAATGGAAACCTGATTCCAAGGACCTTGAAAGAGAATGGCGTGAAGATCCCGCCGCACCCTTGGAGCGTCAAGGACCTGCGCGATCTACATCAATACATGAGTGACGTCATTTCAAATAAATGA
- a CDS encoding RNA polymerase sigma factor produces MSRPSDPHSTDGQFESHSSELLHFLTRQVKCAELAADLRQETWLRFRRRESGKEIGNLRAFLYRIARNLIIDYRRQQKSRPVEEEISIELVSAQPGPERAASDAQRLERLQRVVQGLPPHLRQALLWNRLDGLTQREIGERLGVSESMAGRYILKALEYCQQQMDPQP; encoded by the coding sequence GTGTCCAGGCCATCCGATCCTCATTCCACCGACGGCCAGTTCGAGAGCCATTCGAGCGAGCTGCTGCACTTCCTCACACGGCAGGTGAAGTGCGCAGAACTGGCAGCCGACCTGCGCCAGGAGACGTGGTTACGCTTTCGCCGGCGCGAGTCTGGAAAAGAGATCGGCAATCTTCGTGCTTTCCTCTATCGCATCGCGCGCAACCTGATCATTGACTACCGCCGCCAGCAAAAATCGCGCCCCGTCGAGGAGGAGATATCCATCGAATTGGTCAGTGCCCAGCCTGGTCCGGAGCGAGCGGCAAGCGACGCCCAGCGCCTGGAGCGACTGCAGCGCGTGGTCCAGGGTTTGCCACCGCATCTGCGCCAGGCGTTGTTGTGGAATCGCCTGGACGGGCTGACCCAGCGTGAGATCGGCGAGCGCCTGGGTGTCTCGGAAAGCATGGCCGGACGCTATATCCTGAAGGCCCTCGAATACTGCCAGCAGCAGATGGACCCGCAGCCGTGA
- a CDS encoding NADP-dependent oxidoreductase, with amino-acid sequence MKAFFIDRYGKQNGMIGEVPDPAVGVHDVLIQVHATSVNPLDSKIRTGEFKLILPYTFPLVLGNDLAGVVVRTGSAVKRFKPGDEVYARPPEDRIGTFAELIAVNENALALKPSNLDMAEAASVPLAALTAWQVLVETAQVKKGQKVLIHAGSGGVGTFAIQLAKHLGAFVATTTSTANVEWVKALGADLVIDYKQQDFATALHDFDVVLNSLGTDVLMKSVEVLKPGGQLISLSGPPTAEFAQEQRLSWMLRQVMRLLSSGIRRKARKHGVSYAFLFMRADGVQLQKITSLIEAGVIKPVIDRSFPFESTAEALRYVEQGRSKGKVTITIQ; translated from the coding sequence ATGAAGGCATTTTTTATCGACCGCTACGGCAAGCAGAACGGAATGATTGGCGAAGTGCCCGACCCTGCGGTCGGTGTGCATGACGTTCTGATCCAGGTGCATGCAACGAGCGTGAACCCGTTGGACTCGAAGATCAGAACCGGGGAATTCAAACTGATCCTGCCCTATACATTTCCATTGGTATTGGGCAATGACCTGGCGGGAGTGGTCGTTCGCACGGGCTCGGCGGTAAAACGCTTCAAACCAGGCGACGAAGTCTATGCGCGGCCTCCCGAGGATCGGATCGGGACGTTTGCCGAACTGATCGCCGTGAACGAAAACGCCCTCGCGCTGAAACCCTCGAACCTTGACATGGCCGAAGCGGCGTCCGTTCCCTTGGCCGCCTTGACGGCTTGGCAGGTGCTGGTTGAAACCGCCCAGGTGAAAAAAGGCCAGAAGGTGTTGATTCATGCCGGATCCGGCGGGGTCGGCACATTTGCCATCCAGCTCGCCAAACACCTCGGCGCCTTCGTTGCGACGACCACCAGCACGGCGAATGTCGAATGGGTGAAAGCACTCGGAGCGGATCTGGTCATCGACTACAAGCAGCAGGATTTTGCAACCGCACTGCACGATTTCGACGTGGTGTTGAACAGCCTGGGCACTGATGTATTGATGAAATCAGTCGAGGTTCTCAAGCCCGGCGGACAGCTCATTTCCCTCTCCGGACCACCGACAGCAGAATTTGCCCAAGAGCAACGTTTGTCCTGGATGCTGCGGCAAGTCATGCGCCTGCTGAGCAGCGGTATTCGTAGAAAAGCCCGCAAGCATGGGGTGAGCTATGCATTTTTGTTTATGCGTGCCGACGGGGTACAACTGCAAAAAATCACCTCGCTTATCGAAGCTGGCGTCATCAAACCGGTCATCGATCGTTCCTTCCCTTTTGAATCGACTGCAGAGGCGTTGCGGTACGTCGAGCAGGGCAGATCTAAAGGCAAAGTCACCATAACCATCCAATAA
- a CDS encoding SDR family NAD(P)-dependent oxidoreductase, whose protein sequence is MTTRPTVLITGASTGIGAVYAQRFAQRGHDLVLVARDHSRLETLAAKLRDEHSVAIEVVPADLTQLSDLHTVEARLRNDERIGILVNNAGAAQSGTFIEQSTDSVAQLVALNTTALVRLASAIAPRLAKAGEGAIINIGSVVGLAPEFGMSVYGATKAFVLFLSQGLSLELSPQGVYVQAVLPAATRTEIWDRAGIDINTLSEVMEVGDLVDAALVGFDRREPVTIPPLHEGERWDALQTARQGLLSQIRQSAVAQRYLTQV, encoded by the coding sequence ATGACTACTCGTCCTACCGTTCTCATCACTGGCGCTTCCACCGGCATCGGCGCGGTTTATGCCCAACGTTTCGCCCAACGCGGGCATGATTTGGTGTTGGTCGCCCGCGACCATTCGCGCCTGGAAACGCTCGCCGCAAAGTTGCGTGACGAACACAGCGTTGCCATTGAGGTGGTTCCGGCCGACCTGACTCAACTCAGCGACCTGCACACTGTCGAAGCGCGCCTGCGCAATGACGAGCGCATCGGCATCCTCGTCAACAATGCCGGTGCCGCGCAGTCAGGCACCTTCATCGAGCAAAGCACCGATAGCGTTGCGCAACTGGTGGCCCTCAACACCACTGCGCTGGTGCGACTCGCCAGCGCCATCGCGCCACGCCTGGCCAAAGCAGGTGAGGGCGCGATCATCAACATTGGTTCGGTGGTGGGTCTGGCGCCTGAGTTTGGCATGTCGGTCTATGGGGCGACCAAGGCGTTTGTGCTGTTCCTTTCCCAAGGCCTGAGCCTGGAACTTTCGCCCCAGGGTGTTTATGTGCAAGCCGTATTGCCCGCCGCCACCCGCACGGAGATTTGGGACCGCGCCGGTATCGACATCAACACCTTGAGCGAAGTCATGGAAGTGGGTGACCTGGTCGATGCCGCACTGGTCGGCTTCGACCGTCGCGAACCGGTGACCATTCCTCCGCTGCATGAAGGCGAGCGCTGGGATGCCCTGCAAACCGCACGTCAGGGGCTTTTGTCGCAGATCAGGCAATCGGCCGTGGCGCAACGCTATTTGACTCAGGTCTGA
- a CDS encoding serine hydrolase domain-containing protein, whose amino-acid sequence MFCSLVSNGQPQTPDHVELTAPWWSFTKTVLAATALSLVRDGLIGLDNPIPDQPFTLRQLLRHEAGLADYGELEEYHAAVTNSESAWSADEMMQRLDGARLRYSPGTGWRYSNVGYLLIGRLIERLTDLTLDEAVTQRALHPLGLTNIRFAKTRADLQTTHLGSASNYDPAWVYHGLLMGPISQAALFLDRLLCADLLPKGLLQEMQTARTLGGPIPGRPWITPGYGLGMMQGAIDGGYSLSGHTGGGPGSVIAVYRICAGNASACCAAFEAGASEGAIEAIVVGHLMQAIRGG is encoded by the coding sequence ATGTTCTGCTCGCTCGTATCAAATGGTCAGCCGCAAACGCCTGACCATGTAGAACTGACGGCACCCTGGTGGAGCTTTACGAAAACAGTCCTGGCTGCGACAGCCTTATCGTTGGTACGTGACGGGCTGATCGGGCTGGACAACCCAATTCCTGATCAGCCTTTCACGTTACGCCAGCTACTGCGGCATGAGGCAGGTCTGGCCGATTACGGCGAACTTGAGGAGTATCACGCCGCCGTTACGAACAGTGAGTCAGCCTGGTCGGCAGATGAAATGATGCAACGCCTTGACGGTGCTCGACTTCGATACAGTCCTGGAACTGGTTGGCGTTACTCGAATGTTGGCTACTTACTCATCGGCAGGCTAATTGAACGGCTAACTGATCTGACGCTTGATGAAGCGGTGACCCAACGGGCACTTCACCCTCTGGGCCTAACGAACATTCGCTTTGCTAAAACGCGAGCAGACTTACAGACAACCCATCTTGGAAGTGCCTCAAATTATGACCCCGCCTGGGTTTACCACGGCTTGTTGATGGGCCCAATTTCGCAAGCAGCGCTGTTTCTGGATCGACTCCTCTGCGCAGACCTGCTTCCCAAGGGCTTGCTTCAGGAAATGCAGACGGCACGAACATTGGGCGGCCCGATTCCCGGGCGTCCATGGATCACGCCGGGCTATGGCCTTGGTATGATGCAGGGGGCAATTGACGGTGGGTACTCCCTGAGTGGGCACACAGGCGGCGGGCCAGGCAGTGTAATTGCTGTCTACCGTATCTGTGCCGGGAACGCATCGGCTTGCTGCGCTGCTTTTGAGGCGGGCGCCAGTGAAGGCGCCATCGAAGCCATCGTTGTTGGACATCTGATGCAAGCCATACGGGGTGGCTGA
- a CDS encoding pyridoxamine 5'-phosphate oxidase family protein has product MERHNDSSAYITTTQALESLYGPVAAPSILKEVDHIHPVYQPFIEAASFVILASLGPGGLDASPRGDAPGFVHVHDSKTLYLPDRRGNNRIDSLRNIVEDPRVALLFLVPGVGETLRVNGTARISVEPALLSRFAVKGQLPRTVLEVTVTSVYFQCSRAVIRAGLWDVKRQIERSELPTAGEMFKRICPSQVDGDAYDKALPERVANTLY; this is encoded by the coding sequence ATGGAACGCCACAACGACAGCAGCGCCTACATCACCACGACGCAAGCGCTGGAAAGCCTCTACGGCCCCGTCGCGGCGCCCTCGATCCTCAAGGAAGTCGATCATATCCATCCGGTTTACCAGCCCTTCATCGAGGCTGCGTCCTTTGTGATCCTCGCTTCCTTAGGCCCCGGAGGGCTGGATGCCTCTCCGAGGGGCGACGCGCCGGGGTTCGTTCATGTCCACGACAGCAAGACGCTGTATCTGCCCGACCGCCGCGGTAACAACCGTATCGATTCGCTGCGAAATATCGTCGAGGATCCCCGGGTCGCGCTGCTTTTCCTGGTGCCGGGCGTGGGGGAAACCTTGCGCGTGAATGGCACGGCCAGGATATCCGTCGAGCCAGCCCTGCTGTCCCGCTTCGCAGTAAAAGGGCAACTCCCTCGAACCGTTCTGGAAGTCACCGTAACCAGTGTTTATTTCCAGTGCAGCAGGGCGGTGATCAGGGCGGGTCTGTGGGACGTGAAGCGGCAGATCGAGCGCAGCGAACTGCCCACGGCCGGTGAGATGTTCAAACGCATCTGCCCCTCGCAGGTCGATGGCGACGCTTATGACAAGGCACTGCCGGAGCGTGTTGCCAACACGCTTTACTGA